A part of bacterium genomic DNA contains:
- a CDS encoding DUF4212 domain-containing protein translates to MELGKVDRATLAAYWSANKRLTTITLLIWALVSFGAVFFVDALDTVVIFGFPLGYYMAAQGSLIVFVALIFNYAAMMNRIDRKYGLQEEEE, encoded by the coding sequence ATGGAACTCGGCAAGGTGGACCGGGCGACCCTGGCGGCCTACTGGTCGGCGAACAAGCGGCTGACCACCATCACGCTGCTGATCTGGGCGCTCGTCTCGTTCGGGGCGGTCTTCTTCGTCGACGCGCTCGACACCGTCGTGATCTTCGGCTTCCCCCTGGGCTACTACATGGCGGCCCAGGGCTCGCTCATCGTCTTCGTGGCGCTGATCTTCAACTACGCCGCGATGATGAACCGGATCGACCGCAAGTACGGCCTCCAGGAAGAGGAGGAGTAG